One stretch of Arachis hypogaea cultivar Tifrunner chromosome 20, arahy.Tifrunner.gnm2.J5K5, whole genome shotgun sequence DNA includes these proteins:
- the LOC112783197 gene encoding probable N-acetyl-gamma-glutamyl-phosphate reductase, chloroplastic: MSSTSFTSVSFNTASSWNLKRREGGKAYVRCGSAASSENTVRVGVLGASGYTGSEVLRLLANHPQFGVALLTADRKAGQPIASVFPHLATQKLPDLIAVKDADFSHVDAVFCCLPHGTTQEIIRGLPNHLKIVDLSADFRLRDISEYEEWYGQPHRAPELQKEAIYGLTEILREEIRNARLVANPGCYPTSIQIPLVPLIKAKLIDIKNIIIDAKSGVSGAGRSVKENLLYTEVAEGINSYGVTRHRHVPETEQGLSDAAHSKVTISFTPHLMPMIRGMQSTIYVEMAPGVSTEDLYQQLKRSYENEEFAVLLGNGVVPRTHSVRGTNYCLINVFPDRIPGRAIIISVIDNLVKGASGQALQNLNLMMGFPENLGLHYQSLFP, encoded by the exons ATGAGCTCCACTTCATTCACTTCAGTTAGCTTCAACACCGCTTCCTCTTGGAACTTGAAG AGACGTGAAGGAGGGAAAGCATATGTCAGGTGTGGGAGCGCTGCTTCTTCCGAAAACACTGTTCGTGTTGGTGTTCTTGGAGCTAGTGGCTACACTGGTTCTGAG GTTCTTAGGCTTTTGGCGAATCATCCGCAATTCGGGGTTGCTCTATTGACTGCCGATAGGAAAGCTGGACAGCCGATTGCTTCCGTCTTCCCCCATTTGGCCACACAG AAATTGCCAGATTTGATTGCGGTCAAGGATGCAGATTTTTCTCATGTGGATGCTGTATTCTGTTGTTTGCCGCATGGAACCACTCAG GAAATAATTAGAGGCCTTCCCAATCACTTGAAGATTGTTGACCTTTCAGCA GATTTTCGTTTACGTGATATATCTGAGTATGAAGAGTGGTATGGCCAACCACACAGGGCACCGGAGTTGCAG AAAGAAGCTATATATGGATTAACAGAGATTTTAAGGGAGGAAATAAGGAATGCACGCTTAGTTGCTAATCCTGGTTGCTATCCAACATCCATTCAAATTCCCCTTGTCCCACTGATAAAG GCAAAGCTTAttgacataaaaaatattattattgatgCAAAATCTGGTGTGAGTGGAGCAG GGCGTAGTGTCAAAGAAAATTTATTGTACACAGAAGTAGCTGAAGGTATCAATTCTTATGGTGTTACCCGGCATCGCCATG TTCCAGAAACTGAACAAGGGCTATCTGATGCTGCACATTCTAAAGTAACCATCAGTTTTACCCCGCATCTGATGCCAATG ATACGTGGTATGCAATCAACTATTTATGTGGAAATGGCTCCAGGAGTAAGCACTGAGGACTTGTACCAGCAACTCAAGCGCTCTTATGAA AATGAAGAATTTGCCGTACTGTTGGGGAATGGAGTAGTTCCCCGAACTCACAGCGTCAGAGGAACCAATTACTGTTTAATAAATGTTTTTCCTGACCGAATTCCCGGAAGAGCAATAATCATATCTGTG ATTGATAATTTGGTGAAAGGAGCTTCAGGACAGGCTTTACAAAACCTTAATTTGATGATGGGGTTTCCAGAAAACCTAGGGCTGCATTATCAGTCTCTGTTTCCATAG